In a genomic window of Brassica rapa cultivar Chiifu-401-42 chromosome A10, CAAS_Brap_v3.01, whole genome shotgun sequence:
- the LOC103845499 gene encoding probable glucuronoxylan glucuronosyltransferase F8H encodes MSLDIKRPSINKTKKKTGFIVKMQLNNNNNNRGGHNKTNLFFIFFRNYYRWVIWLFLSLYFFTSYFAGDQSSPSTTTTTSLLSNHQTSSSLPSRALIESSAILKPGGPFSGMKIYVYDLPARFNVDWVTASDRCASHLFAAEVAIHRALLSDSSVRTSDPEEADFFFVPVYVSCNFSTANGFPSLSHARSLISSAVDFLSDSYPFWNRTRGFDHVFVASHDFGACFHAMEDMAIEEGIPEFMKNSIILQTFGVNYKHPCQEAEHVVIPPYIPPESVQRAIDRAPANGRRDIWAFFRGKMEVNPKNISGRFYSKGVRTAILKKYGGRRRFYLNRHRFAGYRSEIVRSVFCLCPLGWAPWSPRLVESAVLGCVPVVIADGIKLPFSETVRWSEISLTVAEKDVKNLRKILERVAATNLSVIQRNLREPAFKRALLYNVPMMEGDATWHILEALRRKLDRSYRRSSVLSQ; translated from the exons ATGTCGCTCGACATTAAGAGACCTAGCATCAACAAGACCAAGAAGAAGACTGGTTTCATCGtcaaaatgcaactaaacaacaacaacaacaacagaggtggacacaacaaaacaaacctcttcttcatcttcttcagaaACTATTACAGATGGGTCATCTGGTTGTTCCTCTCTCTGTATTTCTTCACATCTTACTTCGCCGGAGACCAATCCTCCccgtccaccaccaccaccacaagcCTCCTCTCTAACCACCAAACGTCCTCCTCCCTCCCATCTCGCGCTCTCATAGAATCTTCCGCCATTCTCAAACCAGGCGGTCCATTCAGCGGCATGAAGATATACGTTTACGATCTACCGGCGAGATTCAACGTCGACTGGGTAACAGCCTCAGACCGGTGCGCCAGTCACCTATTCGCGGCGGAGGTAGCCATTCACCGTGCCCTTCTCTCTGACTCCTCCGTCCGTACGTCGGACCCGGAAGAAGCAGACTTCTTCTTCGTCCCTGTCTACGTCTCCTGCAACTTCTCAACAGCCAACGGCTTCCCTTCTCTAAGCCACGCTCGCTCCCTCATCAGCTCCGCCGTCGATTTCCTCTCCGACAGTTACCCCTTTTGGAACAGAACTCGAGGCTTCGACCACGTCTTCGTCGCTTCTCATGACTTCGGCGCATGCTTCCACGCCATG GAGGATATGGCGATTGAGGAAGGGATTCCAGAATTTATGAAAAATTCGATAATTTTACAAACGTTTGGAGTTAATTACAAGCATCCATGTCAAGAAGCGGAGCACGTGGTGATCCCGCCGTATATTCCGCCGGAGAGCGTGCAGAGAGCAATAGACAGAGCTCCGGCGAACGGACGGCGAGACATTTGGGCGTTTTTCCGGGGGAAGATGGAAGTCAACCCTAAGAATATAAGCGGACGCTTTTACAGCAA GGGAGTGAGAACGGCGATTTTGAAGAAATACGGCGGGAGAAGACGGTTTTATCTAAACCGGCACCGGTTTGCTGGATACCGATCAGAGATCGTGCGATCGGTGTTTTGTCTCTGTCCTCTCGGGTGGGCCCCATGGAGTCCTAGGCTAGTGGAATCCGCCGTGCTGGGATGCGTGCCCGTTGTTATCGCGGATGGGATAAAGCTACCGTTCTCGGAGACGGTGCGGTGGTCGGAGATCTCTCTCACGGTGGCTGAGAAAGACGTGAAGAATCTGCGTAAGATACTAGAGCGCGTGGCGGCGACTAATTTGTCTGTGATACAGCGAAACTTACGTGAGCCGGCGTTCAAGCGGGCCCTCTTGTACAATGTGCCGATGATGGAAGGTGATGCCACGTGGCATATTCTCGAGGCGTTGCGGAGAAAGCTCGATCGATCATACCGGAGGTCAAGTGTTTTGAGCCAATGA
- the LOC103846073 gene encoding serine carboxypeptidase-like 47 — translation MKSKIFSLPFLLFVFSFSHFLHGYVSSDPYLEELGHHAGYYSLPNAKSSRLFYFFFESRNNITDPVVIWLSGGPGCSSSFGLLAENGPFTLNEDLSLSRNEYSWNQVSNIIYVDQPVGTGFSSVSDTDVLRHDETGVSNDLYNFLQVFFKEHPQLVRNDFYITGESYAGHYIPALASRIHTGNKNNEGIPIKLKGIAIGNGLTNPEIQYGAYGDYALEMKLISQSDHESLNQVYVNCQGSIRECNIDGGLACASAYHVCFQILDYIKSENKDMNPYDARKKCGELMCDVNSNLEKFLNQENVRKALGVGDNVFVSCNATVYVAMIEDWMINLEVKIPTLIEDGISLLVYAGEYDLVCNWLGGLSR, via the exons ATGAAATCCAAGATATTCTCTCTTCCTTTCCTCCTCTTTGTTTTTAGTTTCTCCCACTTCCTACACGGTTACGTTTCTAGTGATCCTTACCTTGAAGAATTGGGTCATCATGCTGGCTACTACAGCTTGCCAAACGCCAAATCATCCAG GTTGTTCTATTTCTTCTTTGAGTCACGGAACAACATAACGGATCCAGTTGTGATCTGGCTGTCGGGTGGACCGGGTTGTAGTAGCAGCTTCGGTCTGTTGGCTGAGAATGGTCCATTCACTCTAAATGAGGATCTCTCACTCTCTCGGAACGAGTATAGTTGGAACCAG GTCTCCAATATAATTTACGTTGACCAACCCGTTGGGACAGGTTTCAGTAGCGTATCAGACACTGACGTTCTCCGGCATGACGAAACTGGTGTGAGCAACGACCTCTACAACTTCCTTCAG GTGTTTTTCAAGGAGCATCCGCAACTCGTGAGGAACGATTTCTATATCACGGGCGAATCTTATGCAGGCCATTACATTCCAGCTTTGGCTTCTCGCATTCACACTGGAAATAAGAACAATGAAGGGATTCCAATAAAACTTAAG GGTATTGCGATTGGTAACGGCTTAACCAACCCCGAGATCCAGTATGGTGCATATGGGGATTATGCACTGGAAATGAAGTTAATCTCCCAGTCTGATCATGAAAGTCTCAACCAAGTCTACGTTAACTGTCAAGGCTCCATAAGAGAATGCA ATATTGATGGTGGTTTAGCGTGTGCTTCTGCTTACCACGTCTGCTTCCAAATCCTTGACTATATCAAATCCGAAAACAAAGACATGAAT CCCTATGATGCGAGGAAGAAATGTGGGGAGCTGATGTGTGATGTCAATTCCAATCTGGAGAAATTCTTGAACCAAGAGAATGTAAGGAAAGCGTTAGGAGTTGGAGATAACGTTTTTGTATCGTGCAATGCTACAGTTTATGTTGCGATGATAGAGGATTGGATGATTAATCTCGAGGTTAAGATCCCAACTCTTATCGAAGATGGAATCAGCCTTCTAGTTTATGCCGGAGAATATGATTTGGTTTGTAATTGGCTTG GTGGGTTGAGCAGATGA
- the LOC103845498 gene encoding vacuolar protein sorting-associated protein 24 homolog 1 isoform X3, producing MERVMKIIKPKPDPKQLLRDWQRKLRQECRNIERQIRDIQKEERNVQKAIKEAAKRNDMVSAKALAKEIVSSRRTANRLYENKAQMNSISMHLGESVAVARTVGHLSKSAEVMKLVNNLMKAPQMAATMQEFSKEMTKAGVIEEFVNDAIDNALDSEDMEEEIDEEVDQVLTAIAGETAAELPEAVRKERIKAPAQKASTSREEEAVAEGDDDEEELEEIRARLAKVRS from the exons ATGGAGAGAGTGATGAAGATCATAAAACCGAAGCCTGATCCGAAGCAACTCTTGCGTGATTGGCAACGTAAGCTCCGTCAGGAGTGCCGTAACATCGAACGCCAAATCCGAG ATATACAGAAGGAAGAGAGAAATGTTCAGAAAGCTATTAAAGAGGCTGCAAAGCGGAATGATATGGTCTCAGCTAAG GCGCTTGCTAAGGAGATTGTGAGTTCGAGAAGAACAGCTAACCGGTTATATGAAAACAAGGCCCAGATGAATTCCATATCAATGCACCTTGGGGAGAGTGTTG CTGTTGCTAGAACAGTTGGGCATCTGTCCAAGAGTGCAGAGGTTATGAAGCTAGTCAATAACCTCATGAAAGCACCACAAATGGCTGCAACTATGCAGGAGTTTAGCAAAGAGATGACTAAG GCGGGAGTTATTGAGGAGTTTGTGAATGATGCTATTGACAATGCACTAGATTCAGAGGATATGGAAGAAGAGATCGACGAAGAGGTTGATCAAGTATTGACAGCTATTGCTGGAGAAACCGCTGCTGAGCTTCCAGAAGCTGTCAGGAAGGAAAGGATAAAGGCGCCTGCGCAGAAGGCGAGCACTTCCCGCGAG GAAGAGGCAGTTGCagaaggtgatgatgatgaggaagaacTAGAGGAAATTCGAGCTCGGCTCGCTAAAGTTAGATCCTAA
- the LOC103845498 gene encoding vacuolar protein sorting-associated protein 24 homolog 1 isoform X1 encodes MERVMKIIKPKPDPKQLLRDWQRKLRQECRNIERQIRDIQKEERNVQKAIKEAAKRNDMVSAKVEQKKKKSLSLCKLSSFQNVFLMMFQALAKEIVSSRRTANRLYENKAQMNSISMHLGESVAVARTVGHLSKSAEVMKLVNNLMKAPQMAATMQEFSKEMTKAGVIEEFVNDAIDNALDSEDMEEEIDEEVDQVLTAIAGETAAELPEAVRKERIKAPAQKASTSREEEAVAEGDDDEEELEEIRARLAKVRS; translated from the exons ATGGAGAGAGTGATGAAGATCATAAAACCGAAGCCTGATCCGAAGCAACTCTTGCGTGATTGGCAACGTAAGCTCCGTCAGGAGTGCCGTAACATCGAACGCCAAATCCGAG ATATACAGAAGGAAGAGAGAAATGTTCAGAAAGCTATTAAAGAGGCTGCAAAGCGGAATGATATGGTCTCAGCTAAGGtagaacaaaaaaagaaaaaaagtctTAGCCTTTGTAAGCTTAGCTCTTTTCAAAACGTGTTTCTGATGATGTTTCAGGCGCTTGCTAAGGAGATTGTGAGTTCGAGAAGAACAGCTAACCGGTTATATGAAAACAAGGCCCAGATGAATTCCATATCAATGCACCTTGGGGAGAGTGTTG CTGTTGCTAGAACAGTTGGGCATCTGTCCAAGAGTGCAGAGGTTATGAAGCTAGTCAATAACCTCATGAAAGCACCACAAATGGCTGCAACTATGCAGGAGTTTAGCAAAGAGATGACTAAG GCGGGAGTTATTGAGGAGTTTGTGAATGATGCTATTGACAATGCACTAGATTCAGAGGATATGGAAGAAGAGATCGACGAAGAGGTTGATCAAGTATTGACAGCTATTGCTGGAGAAACCGCTGCTGAGCTTCCAGAAGCTGTCAGGAAGGAAAGGATAAAGGCGCCTGCGCAGAAGGCGAGCACTTCCCGCGAG GAAGAGGCAGTTGCagaaggtgatgatgatgaggaagaacTAGAGGAAATTCGAGCTCGGCTCGCTAAAGTTAGATCCTAA
- the LOC103845498 gene encoding vacuolar protein sorting-associated protein 24 homolog 1 isoform X2, with amino-acid sequence MERVMKIIKPKPDPKQLLRDWQRKLRQECRNIERQIRDIQKEERNVQKAIKEAAKRNDMVSAKALAKEIVSSRRTANRLYENKAQMNSISMHLGESVAVARTVGHLSKSAEVMKLVNNLMKAPQMAATMQEFSKEMTKAGVIEEFVNDAIDNALDSEDMEDEIDEEVDQVLTAIAGETAAELPEAVRKERIKVPAQKASTSREEEAIAEGDDDEEEELEEIRARLAKVRS; translated from the exons ATGGAGAGAGTGATGAAGATCATAAAACCGAAGCCTGATCCGAAGCAACTCTTGCGTGATTGGCAACGTAAGCTCCGTCAGGAGTGCCGTAACATCGAACGCCAAATCCGAG ATATACAGAAGGAAGAGAGAAATGTTCAGAAAGCTATTAAAGAGGCTGCAAAGCGGAATGATATGGTCTCAGCTAAG GCGCTTGCTAAGGAGATTGTGAGTTCGAGAAGAACAGCTAACCGGTTATATGAAAACAAGGCCCAGATGAATTCCATATCAATGCACCTTGGGGAGAGTGTTG CTGTTGCTAGAACAGTTGGGCATCTGTCCAAGAGTGCAGAGGTTATGAAGCTAGTCAATAACCTCATGAAAGCACCACAAATGGCTGCAACTATGCAGGAGTTTAGCAAAGAGATGACTAAG GCGGGAGTTATTGAGGAGTTTGTGAATGATGCCATTGACAATGCACTAGATTCAGAGGACATGGAAGATGAGATCGACGAAGAGGTTGATCAAGTATTGACAGCTATTGCTGGAGAAACCGCTGCTGAGCTTCCAGAAGCTGTCAGGAAGGAAAGGATAAAGGTGCCTGCACAGAAGGCGAGCACTTCCCGCGAG GAAGAGGCAATTGCagaaggtgatgatgatgaggaggaaGAACTAGAGGAAATTCGAGCTCGGCTTGCAAAAGTTAGATCCTAA